A region of Colletotrichum destructivum chromosome 11, complete sequence DNA encodes the following proteins:
- a CDS encoding Putative thioesterase, phosphopantetheine binding ACP domain, alpha/Beta hydrolase: MHDRTIQVLNIIAQETGDTPEELRNNPETEFADLGIDKLLSEAIIRQLHKTMWLNMPSDLFENCPTVGSLACFLEESEPKPILNTVPVYTRAASPSTERQAALNQAVVDQPLSIRLQGNPKGQAKTIFLLPDGSGSAMSYARIPFLGPGVCLYGLNSPFLSKPERFPPIPEIAPIWAAEIRRLQPKGPYILGGWSAGGYYCFEVAKHMMLNETEADGRPVVVEKLVLIDSPCRTVFEALPMIVVTTLSNQGLMGNWGHRGAPQWLLDHFAATIARVEEYNPSPLASASADEVLPKVFIIWATNGVYAAGGSAASGLDTKVKVTKFMLEDRLDFGPNGWDVLFPRGTEVAIATSPGTHFTLVSPPNSVHIASRLSDILHDKTAHDNRLWKHWSC; this comes from the exons ATGCATGACCGCACAATCCAAGTACTGAACATCATAGCCCAAGAAACCGGAGATACACCAGAAGAGCTCCGAAACAACCCAGAAACGGAGTTTGCAGATTTGGGCATTGACAAGTTGCTGTCGGAAGCCATCATCCGCCAGCTACATAAGACCATGTGGCTGAACATGCCATCTGACCTCTTTGAGAATTGCCCGACCGTGGGCTCGTTGGCCTGTTTCCTCGAGGAAAGTGAGCCCAAACCAATCCTCAACACCGTCCCCGTGTACACGCGAGCTGCTTCGCCCAGCACTGAGCGTCAGGCCGCGTTGAACCAAGCCGTTGTCGACCAACCTCTCTCTATCCGCCTTCAAGGAAACCCCAAAGGACAGGCCAAGACCATCTTTCTTTTGCCCGACGGCTCCGGTTCTGCCATGTCTTACGCGCGCATTCCATTCCTAGGTCCCGGCGTGTGCCTGTACGGCCTCAACAGCCCTTTCCTCTCCAAGCCCGAAAGGTTTCCTCCAATACCAGAAATTGCCCCGATATGGGCGGCAGAGATTCGTCGCCTTCAACCAAAGGGACCGTACATCCTCGGCGGCTGGTCCGCCGGGGGATACTACTGCTTCGAAGTCGCCAAGCACATGATGCTCAACGAGACAgaagccgacggccgccCAGTTGTAGTCGAGAAGCTGGTTCTCATCGACAGCCCGTGTCGCACCGTATTCGAAGCTCTCCCCATGATCGTCGTCACGACTCTCTCCAATCAGGGCCTTATGGGAAACTGgggccatcgaggagctccGCAGTGGCTACTGGACCATttcgccgccaccatcgcgcGTGTCGAGGAGTACAACCCCTCACCTCTCGCCTCCGCATCGGCAGATGAGGTGCTGCCAAAGGTGTTCATAATCTGGGCCACGAATGGCGTCTACGCTGCCGGAGGAAGTGCTGCGTCTGGTCTGGATaccaaggtcaaggtcacCAAGTTCATGTTGGAGGACAGGCTTGATTTCGGGCCCAATGGCTGGGATGTATTGTTTCCGAGAGGCACCGAGGTCGCCATCGCGACTTCTCCCGGAACACATTTCACACTGGTTTCCCCTCCAAAT TCCGTCCATATAGCGTCCCGGCTTAGTGACATTCTACACGACAAGACCGCGCATGATAATAGGTTATGGAAACATTGGTCTTGTTGA